A stretch of DNA from Catenulispora acidiphila DSM 44928:
CTGCGCGCCGTACTGGATGCGCAGCTTGTCGCCCTGCACCAGGGTCTGGACCGAGCGGAGGTCGGTGAAGGGCACCAGAACCGCCACGTCGACGGCGTCGAAGTCCTTGTCCGTCAGCGAGAACGCCAACTCCTGGACGTGCTTCATGGCCTCGAAGTGGTTGAGGTTCATCTTCCAGTTGCCAGCCATCAACGGCTTGCGGTCAGTCATGAGAGCTCAGTTCCCTTCCTCAAGCACGGCCAGGCCCGGGAGGGTCTTGCCCTCCAGGTACTCCAGGCTCGCGCCGCCGCCGGTGGAGATGTGGCCGAAGGAGGCCTCGTCGAAGCCCAGCTGCCGCACCGCCGCCGCCGAGTCGCCGCCGCCGACCACGGTGAACGCGTCGGAGTCGATCAGGCCTTGGGCGACGGCGCGCGTGCCGCCGGCGTACGGCTCCATCTCGAACACGCCCATCGGGCCGTTCCAGAAGATGGTCTTGGCGGTGGAGAGCTTGTTGGCGAACAGCTTTCCGGACTCCGGGCCGATGTCCAGGCCCAGCCGGTCGGCCGGGATCGCCGAGGCCGAGACCACCTCGTGGTCGGCGCTCGCGGAGAACTCCGTGGCCGCGACGATGTCGATCGGCAGGACGAACTCCACGCCGCGCTCGGCGGCGCGCCGCAGGTAGCCCTTGACCGTGTCGAGCTGGTCCTCCTCCAGCAGCGACTTTCCGACCTCGAAGCCCTGCGCCTTCAGGAAGGTGAACAGCATGCCGCCGCCGACCAGGATGCTGTCGGCCTTTTCCAGCAGGTTCGCGATGACCGCGAGCTTGTCGGAGACCTTCGAGCCGCCCAGGACCACCGCGTAGGGGCGCGCGACGTCGTCGGTGAGCTTCTTCAGGACCGTGACCTCGGCCTGGATCAGCAGGCCGGCGCCGGCCGGGAGCCGGGTGGCGATGTCGTAGACCGAGGCGTGCTTGCGGTGCACCGCGCCGAAGCCGTCGGAGACGAACACGTCGGCCAGCGCGGCCAGCTGGTCGGCGAACGCGCCGCGCGCGGCGTCGTCCTTGGCCGTCTCGCCGGCGTTGAAGCGCACGTTCTCCAGCAGCACCACCGAGCGCTCCGGCATCGCGGCGACGGCAGCCTGCGCCGATTCCCCGACGGTGTCGGAGGCGAAGGTCACCGAGGCGTCCAGCAGCTCGCCGAGGCGCTTGGCCACCGGCGCGAGGCTGTACTTCGCCTCCGGCTCGCCCTTCGGGCGGCCCAGGTGCGCCGCGACGATCACCCGGGCGCCCTTGTCCAGCAGCGCGTTGATAGTCGGGACCGAAGCCCGGATGCGGCCGTCGTCGGTGATGCGGTCCCCGTCCAGCGGGACGTTCAGGTCCGAGCGCAGCAGGACCTTCTTGCCGGCGACGTCGAGGTCGTCGAGGGTCTTCATAGGGCGTCCTTTATTTCTTCTCCACGAAAGAACCCGCACGAGCCCGGAACGGGGCTCGTGCGGGCACGGAATCCTGCTGTCGGCTACAGCGAGGCGCCGACGAAGGCGACGAGGTCCACGAGGCGGTTGGAGTAGCCCCACTCGTTGTCGTACCAGCCGACGACCTTGACCTGGTTGCCGTTGGCCATCGTCAGCTTGCTGTCGAAGATGCAGCTGTGCGGGTCGGTGACGATGTCGCGGGAGACGATCTCGTCCTCGGTGTACTTCAGGAAACCCTTGAGCGGACCGGTCTCGGCGGCCTTCTTGAACGCCGCGTTGATCTCGTCCTTGGTGGTCTCCCGGCCCAGGTCCACGGTCAGGTCGGTGACCGACCCGGTCGGGACCGGCACGCGCATCGCGAAGCCGTCGAGCTTGCCCTTGACCTCCGGGATGACCAGGCCGATGGCCTTGGCCGCGCCGGTGGAGGTCGGGATGATCGACTGCGGGGCGCTGCGGGCGCGGCGCAGGTCGATGGTGCCCTTGCGGGTCAGCGCGATCTGGTCGAGCAGCTGCTGCTCGGTGGTGAAGGCGTGCACGGTGGTCATGTAGCCGCGCTCGATGCCGAACTCGTCGAGCAGGACCTTCACCAGCGGCGCCAGGCAGTTGGTGGTGCACGAGGCGTTGGAGATGACGTTGTGGTTCGCCGCGTCGTACTTGTCCTGGTTGACGCCCATCACGATGGTGACGTCGTCGTTGGTGGCCGGCGCGGAGATGATGACCTTCTTGGCACCGGCCTCGATGTGCTTGCGCGCGTCGTCGCCGTTGGTGAACAGGCCCGTGGACTCCACGACCACGTCCACGCCGAGTTCCTTCCACGGCAGCGCCGCGGGGTCGCGCTCGGAGAGCACCTTGATGGTCTTGCCGTTGACGATCAGCTCGCCCTCGGCGGACTCGATGGTGCCGTCGAAGCGGCCCAGGATCGAGTCGTACTTCAGGAAGTGCGCCAGGATCGGGGCGGCAGCGAGGTCGTTGATCCCCACGACCTCGACGTCAGCACCCGAGGCGACGATCGCGTGGAAGAAGTTGCGGCCGATGCGGCCGAATCCGTTGATGCCTACCCGGACGGTCACTGTCGCAGGGCTCCCTTCAGGTTGCCGGGTGCCTTGGACACACCCGGTCGAGAGTCGACGCATACCGTGGCGATTCGCCGAGAAGTCCTCCGCGGACCGCGCACGATCACGAGCCTATCGCGAACCCGGTGAGGACAGAGCACCCGGCCCGACCTGCGAGACGCTCGCAGAATCCGTACTCGCCGGTAAATCGTCGGACCTCTGCCCGGCGAACTCGGCCGAAACCGCGCCTGCCTGCACCGGGACGCCGAGCCGCACCATGCCGGTGTCGTCCTTGGCGTAGACGGACTGCGGTCCGTATGCCGAACCCGAGGCCGGAACGTCGGTCCCGTCCACCCCGAGCTCGAACGCCCGGCGGTCGGCCATCGCCAGCAGCCGGCGGATCCGGCCGGCGATCGCGTCCTTGGTCAGCGGCGGGTCGGCCAGGGTGCCCAGCTCCTCCAGGGAAGCCTGCTTGTGGTCCAGGCGCAGCCGGCCGGCGGCGGCCAGGTGTTCCGGGGCGTCCTCGCCGAGGATGTCCAGGGCGCGGGAGACCCGGGCGCCGGCGGCGACCGCGGCGCGCGCGCTGCGGCGCAGGTTGGCGTCGTCGAAGTTGGCCAGCCGGTTGGCGGTCGCGCGCACCTCGCGCCGCATCCGGCGCTCCTCCCAGGCCAGCACGGCCTCGTGCGCGCCGAGCCGGGTCAGCAGCGCGCTGATCGCGTCGCCGTCGCGCAGCACCACGCGGTCGCTGCCGCGCACCTCGCGGTGCTTGGCGCCGGGGATGCCGAGCCGGCGCGCGGCGCCGGCCAGCGCGATCGCCGACTCCATGTTCGGGCAGTTGATCTCCAGCGCCGAGCTGCGGCCGGGCTCGGTGAGGCTGCCGTGCGCCAGGAACGCCCCGCGCCACACCGCCTCGCAGTCGCACAGCGGACCGTTGACCAGGTAGGGCGGCAGCCCGAAGGCCGGGCGGCCCTGGCCGTCGACCATCCCGATCTGCCGCGCCATCGCCTCGCCGCCGGCGGTGACCCGCAGCTGGTAGCGGTGGCCGCGGCGCAAGCCCCCGGGGGACTGGATGACCAGCTCGGCGCGGTGGGAGTAGACCTCCCAGATGTCCTTGCGCAGGCGCCGGGCCGCGGCTCCGGTGTCCAGCTCGGCCTCGATGGCGATCCGCCCCGAGACGATGTGCAGAGACCCTCCGTACCGGAACACCGAGGCCACCTCGGCCTTGCGGCAGCAGGGCTTGGTCACCGCCAGGCGGCTCAGCTCGTCCTTGACCGCCGCCGTCATCGCCATCGCGCAGCTACCCCTTTTTCGCCTGTTTCCGCAGCTCAGCCCGCCGAGCTGGAATCTTTCCCTGTGACCGGTCCACCCTAGCCAACACGAACAGGCGCCCGGTGCTTCCGCCCGGCGCATTCACGAGGTTGGATGACGCTCGTTCGGCCTAACGGACGGTGCGGCGGCGCGGTTTGGCGAGCTTGTAGGAATAGACGGACGGGCAGCCCGGGCGGTTCCCGGCCGGCTCGTACGCTGCGGCTGGGGTCTGGGGTCTGGGGTCTGGGTCTGGGGTCTGGGTCTGGGGTCTGGGTCTGGGGTCCGGGTCTGGGGTCCGGGTCTGTGGTCGCGGGGCGGTCGGAGGACCCGAAGCTTCCGCGGCTAGGACCCGAGCCGGCCGGCGATCATCGCGGCCACCGCGCTCTGCCCGGCGGGATTCGGGTGCACGGGAGCGGCGGGCTGCGCCGGGATCACCGGCTCGACCCAGCGCGTCCACGGCAGCTGGCAGGCGTCGCGTCCGGTGACGCCGTTGGGGTTCACGCTCAGCGCGCCGTCCGCGGCAGCCCGGGAGGACAGCATGTCGTTCAGCTTCTGCTGGATCCCGTGCAGCCACGGCACGTCGCCGATCGCCACCGGCACGCTCGGCCAGCAGCCCCAGGAGGCGGGCAGCACCGGCAGGTAGCCGACCACGACGACAGTCGCGTGCGGCGCTCGTTGGTGGATCCCGGCCAGGACCGCGTCGATCGTCGGCGCCAGCGCGTCGATCCGCGCCGCGAGCTGATCGGTCCCGCCGGAGGTGAAGTGCTGCCGGCAGGGATCGCCCAGCGGGCTGGTGAGCGAGAGCTCGCCGCAGGTGGTCACGATGTCGCCGAACCCGATGTCGTTCCCGCCGATGCCGACGGTCACCAGGTCGGTGTCAGGGGTCAGCGAGGCGAACTGCGCGGGGTTGGTCCCGCCGAGGACCGACTGCGGACCGGTCATGTCTGCGGTGACGGCGCCGCCGCAGGAGGCGTCGACGAGGTCTGCGACGTGCAGTGACGCCGCCAGGTCGTGCGGGAAGTTCACGGTGCTGCGAAAGCAGCCGAGCGGTCCGTCCGCGGGCTTGAGCAGATCGCCGACCGCGGTATAGGAATCGCCGAGTGCGACGTACTTGTGGAAGCCGCCGGCTTGGGCCTGCGTCGGCGCCGCGACCAGGGCCGCTGCCGCAAGGGAGGTGAACGCCAGGAACGTACGCAGCATGAAGGTCAGTATGCTGCGACGCCCCTGCCTCGACAATCACTCTAAAGAGTGGTCAGCCCTGGGCGAAGACCCCGCGGAAGGCCCGCGCCAGCAGCGCGTGATCGTGCCGCGGGCTCTTGTCCCCGGCCCGGTACGGCGCGGCGAGCGGCGCCAGCACCACCCGCGCGCCGAGCGCCGCGGCGGCCTTCTCCATCGGGCCGTGGACGCGCGGCGCGCCGCAGGACGTCTCGTCGGCCAGGACCAGGTCCAGGCGCAGGCCCGGGCAATGGTCGGCCAGGACCTCGATGTGCTGCTCGGCGGAGAAGCCGTCGGTCTCGCCGGGCTGCGGGGACAGGTTGAAGACCAGCAGCTTGCGCGCCTTGGTCTCGGCCAGCGCCGCGCACAGTTCGGGGACCAGCAGGTGCGGGATGACGCTGGTGAACCAGGAGCCCGGGCCCAGGACCGTCCAGTCGGCGGCGCGGATCGCGGCGGCGGCCTCGGGCGCGGCGGGCGGCTCCGGCGGGCTCAGCCGGACCGAGAGCACGCGGCCGGGCGTCACCGCCAGCTCGTGCTGGCCGCGGATGACGCCGGTGGCGCCGGGGGCGGCCGGGTCCGCGCCGGCCACCAGGGCCTCGATCTCCAGCGGCACCGTCGACATCGGCAGCACCCGGCCGCGCGCGCCGAGCAGCCGTCCGACCCAGTCCAGGGCGCGGACCGGGTCGCCGAGCCGCTCCCACAGCGCGGCGATGAGCAGGTTGCCGACCGCGTGGCCGTGCAGTCCGCCCTCGGACGGACCGCCGAAGCGGTGCTGCAGGACGTCGGCCCAGGTGCGTCCCCACTCGTCGTCGCCGCACAGCGCGGCCAGCGCCATCCGCAGGTCGCCCGGCGGCAGCCCGCCGAGTTCGCGCCGGATGCGCCCGGAGGAGCCGCCGTTGTCGGCGACGGTGACGATCGCGGTCAGGGCGTCGGTGACGGTGCGCAGCGCGGCCAGGGTCGCCGACAGGCCGTGCCCGCCGCCCAGGGCCACCACGCTCGGCGCCGGACGGCCGTCGACGGCCATGTTGTACGCCTTGAACTCGACGGTCGGCGCGTCCTCCAGAGCCGGGTCGGACCAGTGCGCGGCAGCCGCCGCGGCTCCGGTCATCGGCGTTCCGGGCAGCGGCGGCGGGACCGTGCCGCCGAGCGGGTTCCCGCCGGGCGGAGCCGCGTGAGCACCGGAAACCGCGTGAGCGCCGGGGACAGCATTCGTGCCGGGAGCCAGGGGGGTCGCCGGGTCCGGGCGGAACAGGTTCCCCGAGATGGTCGGAACCACCTCGTTCTGTATGACGCGCCTGGAATCCGCCCGGTCGCCCGGGATCACTCGCGACCCATGTCGCGGTGCACCACCTGGGTGTCCACGCCCTCGGCGGACAGCCGCGCGGCGATCTGCTCGGACATCGCGACGCTGCGGTGCTTGCCGCCGGTGCAGCCGATCGCCAGGGTCATGTAGCGCTTGCCCTCGCGGCGGTATCCCTCGGTGATGATGTTCAGTACCTCCGCGTACCGTTCGAGGAACTCCTTGGCCCCGTGCTGGGACAGCACGTACCCGCTCACCTCAGGGTCCTGACCCGTGCGCGGACGGAGCTCGGGCACCCAGTGCGGGTTTGGCAAGAACCGTACATCCGCGACGAGGTCGGCGTCGACGGGCAGTCCGTACTTGAATCCGAAACTCATCACGGTCGCCCGCAGCGGCACCTCGCCGGGGTCGCCGAACGCCGACTCGATGGCCGTGCGCAGCTCGTGCACGTTGCGTGCCGAGGTGTCGATCACCAGGTCGGCCTCGCCGCGCAGCTCGCGCAGCAGTTCGCGCTCGCGCTCGATGCCGTCGGTGACCCGGCCCTCGCCCTGCAGCGGATGCGGCCGGCGCACGCCCTCGTACCGGCGGATCAGCACGTCGTCCTCGGACTCCAGGAACACGATGCGGTGGTTCAGCCCGGCCGAGTCCAGCTCGTCCAGGGTGCTGCGCAGCGTGTCGAAGAACGCCCGGCCGCGCACGTCCACCACGAAGGCCAGCCGGTCGGTGCTGCGCGACTCGCGCATCACCAGGTCGATCATCGGCGCGATCAGCGTCGGCGCCAGGTTGTCGACCACATACCAGCCGAGGTCCTCGAAGATCTTCGCCGCGGTGGACCGGCCGGCTCCGGACATGCCGGTGACGATCACCAGCTCCGGAGCGTGCGGTCCGTCCTGCGCCGCGTCGTTCCCGGCGTCCTCGGAGCCTTCCGGCTCCTGGACCGCCTGGTCCGGCTCGTCCTGCGCGTCCCTGCCGCTCGGCCTGTTCGCCCTCACGCCCGTCACTCCTCGTCCGGCCCGTTCCTGCTCTCTCCCCCGTCCAGGATCTCACCTGTCGCGGCGTTCACAGCACGACTTACCGGAAGCTCTGCGAGCGCCGAGTGGATCTGCCGCGCGGTGGCAGGCCCGATACCAGGCACTTCAGCGATTTCTGCCACTTGTGCCGCGCGCAGTTTGCGAAGTGTTCCGAAGTGGGCCAACAAGGCTTTGCGCCGTACTTCCCCCAGACCGGGCACATCGTCCAGGGCGCTGGCGACCATGGACTTGGAGCGCTTCTGCCGGTGGAAGGCGATGCCGAAGCGGTGCGCCTCGTCCCGGACCCGCTGGAGCATGTACAGGCCCTCGGAGCTGCGCGGGAGCAGGACCGGGTCGTCCTCGTCCGGCAGCCAGACCTCCTCCAGGCGCTTGGCCAGGCCGACCAGGGTGACGTCGCTGATCTCCAGGTCGGCCAGGGCCCGCGCGGCGGCCGCGACCTGCGGCTGGCCGCCGTCGACGACGACCAGCTGCGGAGGATAGGAGAATTTCTTGCGATCGCCGATGGTCGCGTCGATCAGCTTCTCCTCCTCCTGTTCCTTCAGGAAGGCCTTGAAGCGGCGGGTGATGACCTCGTGCATGTTGCGCACGTCGTCGTTGGTGGCGCCGTTCTCATCGGAGCCCTTGATGGTGAAGCGGCGGTACTCGCTCTTGCGCGGCAGACCGTCCTCGAAGACCACCATGGAGGCGACGACGTTGGTCCCCTGCAGGTGGGAGATGTCGTAGCACTCGATGCGCAGCGGCGCCTGGTCCATGCCGATGGCGTCGGCGAGTTCCTGCAGCGCGACCGAGCGCGTGGTCAGGTCCGAGGCGCGGCGGGTCTTGTGCAGCGCGAGGGCCTGCTTGGCGTTCTGCGCGACGGTCTCCATCAGCGCGGCCTTGTCCCCGCGCTTGGGGATCCGGACCTCGACCTTGGCGCCGCGCCGCGCGGACAGCCATTCCGTTATGGCCTCCACGCTGCCGGGCAGCTCCGGGACCAGGATCTCGCGCGGCACGGTCTCGGTGTCGATCCCGGGCTCGCCCTGCTCGGAGCCGTAGAGCTGCTGCATGAAGTGCTCGACCAGGCCGGCGGTGTCGACGTCCTCGACCCGGTCCACGACCCAGCCGCGCTGCCCCCGGATCCGTCCGCCGCGCACGTGGAACACCTGGACCGCGGCCTCCAGCGGGTCCTCGGACAGCGCGATGACGTCGGCGTCGGTCCCGTCGCCGAGTACGACAGCGTTCTTCTCCAGGCTCTGTTTCAGGGCTTGGAGATCGTCGCGCAGGCGGGCCGCCTTCTCGAACTCCAGCTCCTTGGCAGCCTCCTTCATCTCCTCTTCCAGACCCCTGATGTAGCGGTCTGTGCGCCCGGCCATGAAGGACACGAAGTCGTCCACGATCTCCCGGTGCTCCTCGGCGCTGACCCGGCCCACACACGGCGCGGAGCACTTGCCGATGTAGCCCAGCAGGCACGGCCGCCCGGTCTGCGCGGCGCGCTTGAACACCCCGGAGGAGCAGGTCCGGATCGGGAAGACGCGCAGCAGCGAGTCCAGCGTCTCCCGGATCGCCCAGGCGTGGGAGTACGGGCCGAAGTAGCGCACGCCGGGCCGCTTGGGACCGCGCATGACCTGCGCGCGCGGGAACTCCTCGCCGACCGTGACGGCCAGGGAGGGGTAGGACTTGTCGTCCCGGTATTTGACGTTGAAGCGCGGCTCGAACTGCTTGATCCAGGTGTACTCCAGCTGCAGCGCCTCGACCTCGGTGGCCACGGTGGTCCACTCCACGCTGGCCGCGGTGGTGACCATGGTCTGGGTGCGGACGTGCAGGTTCGCCAGGTCCTGGAAGTAACTGGTCAGGCGCGAGCGGAGGTTCTTGGCCTTGCCGACGTAGATCACCCGGCTGTGCGGGTCACGGAATTTATAGACGCCGGGCGAGGTCGGGATCTCGCCGGGTTTCGGGCGATAGGTTGCCGGGTCTGCCACAGGGGAAAGCCTACGCGGCCGGGGGGACACGACGGGGTGGCTGGTGCCTGTCCGGCGTCTGTCCCCCCGATGCGGGGTTCTGGGTCACCCGCTCACAAGCAGACGGGTTCGGTGACGAACTGCGTGCTCCCCTCGGTCAGCACGCCGACGACACAGCGCGCGGTCGGCGCCATCGGCGCGACCGGCTGGGAGTACGGCCAGGCGAAGGTGTTCTCGCTCTGCGGGTCGAGCACGAACGCGCCGTTGTCGTCGTCCCCGCCGCCCTTGACCGCGCCGGTCTTGTCGGCCCAGCGCCAGTGGAAGCGCAGGCTGCCGGCGCGCGGGCCGTCGACCTTGAGGTAGCTGTCGCGGACCATGCTCACGGTGCGCTTGGCCGCGTCGCCGCAGACCTCGACGACCAGCAGGTTCTTGCCCGTGCCGAGGCGGTGCAGGCCCAGGCCGAGGTAGGTGCCGTGGTCGTGGCACACGGTGATGGCCATCGGCGAGGGAGTCGGGGCGGCGGGCGCGCCGGCGGTGCGGCCGGGGACGGCGCCGGTACCGGTGGAGCCGGAGCCCGTCCCGCTGGCCGAGACCGGCCCGGCGCCCAACAGCGCCGCCCCGACCAGCGTCATCCCGACGGCGAGAGCCCTGCGGAACCTGCGGATGCTCACTGTGATTGTCTCCCTTGTGCGGTGGTCGGCGACCACGGTCACTAGGGGTATCGGACGCACCGCGCGGGCGCTGAACAGGGCAGCGGGTCACCCGATCGGGGCGAATGACGGGATGTTTCTTTGTTAGGTGCCGCGACGGTCACCCTTACGCGTCACCGGGTTCCGCCGCGGCGCATACGCCCTACTTCGCCCGCCCTATTTCGTCTGCCCTACTTTGCCCGCCCTACTTCGACGCGCCGGTGACGTCCACGTTCTCGCCGTTCACCGCGGCGGTCATCGCCGACAGCGGCGAGGTCGCCGGGCCGTTGATCACCGAGCCGTCCGTCGCGCTGAAGACCGAGCTGTGGCAGGGGCAGACGATCCGGTTGTTCGTGACGCTGGCGACCGTGCACCCCTGGTGCGTGCACACCGCGGTGAACGCCTTGTACTGCCCGGCCTCCGGCTGCGTCACCACGACCAGGTTCGACTTGTCGATGTAGCCGCCGCCGACCGGCACCGAGGACACCGGCACGGACACCGAGCCGTTGCCGCTGCCGCTGCCGCTGCCGCCGCCGCTCCCGGAGGACGAACTCTTCGACGACGAGCTGCTGGCGCACGCCGCGACCGTGCCCACCCCGGCCACCGGCACCGCGACCAGAGCGGCGGCCTTCATGACGGACCGGCGGCCCGGTCCCGACTCCTCGACCTCAACGTGATCAGACATGGGCAGTAGTCCATCATGCCCGTCTGTGAGAATTCTTTGAGGCTCCGCCCTACGGCGTCTGCGCGCCGGGAAAGGGCATCTGAGCAGGGAAGACGACGGGCCCGCACCGATCGTCACCGATCAGTGCGGGCCCGAGATCGCCGCTGTAGCTTGTTCGCCGCGCTCTACTTCTTCGCTGCGGCCTTCTTGGCCGGCACCTTCTTGGCGGCCGCCGACTTGGCCACTGTCTTGGCTACTGCTGTCTTGGCCACCGACTTGGCCGCCGCCGGAGCCTTCGCGTTCGACGCCGCCGCCGTCTTGGCCGCCGGTGTCCGGCCGGCCGCCGTCTTCTTCTTCGCTGCCGCGCCGGCGCTCGCGGCCGCCGCGGCCTTCGGCGCGTTGCTCCGCTTCGCCGCCTCGATCGCCTTGGCGACCTTCGGCTTGCGCGCCTGCGCCGCGGTCAGCGCGGCGGTCGCGGCGTTCGCCTCGCCGTGCAGGATCGGCTCCAGGAAGCGGCCGGTGTGGCTGTCCGCGACCTTCGCCACGTCCTCCGGCGTGCCCTCGGCGACCACGATGCCGCCGCCGCGCCCACCCTCCGGACCCATGTCGACCAGCCAGTCGGCGGTCTTGATGACGTCCAGGTTGTGCTCGATCACGATCACCGAGTTGCCCTGGTCCACCAGCCGCTGCAGGACCCCGAGGAGCTTGTTGATGTCCTCGAAGTGCAGGCCGGTGGTCGGCTCGTCCAACACGTAGACCGTGCGGCCGGTGGCCCGGCGCTTGAGCTCGGCGGCCAGCTTCACGCGCTGCGCCTCGCCGCCGGACAGCGTCGTCGCCGACTGCCCCAGGCGCACGTAGCCCAGGCCGACGTCGACGAGGGTCTGCATGTGCCGGGAGATCGCCGGGACGGCCTCGAAGAACTCCGCGGCCTCCTCGATCGGCATGTCCAGGACCTCGCCGATGTTCTTGCCCTTGAAGTGGACCTCCAGGGTCTCCCGGTTGTAGCGCGCGCCGTGGCAGACCTCGCAGGGCACGTACACGTCAGGGAGGAAGTTCATCTCGATCTTGATCGTGCCGTCGCCCTGGCAGTTCTCGCAGCGCCCGCCCTTGACGTTGAAGGAGAACCGGCCCGGCTGGTAGCCGCGGACTTTGGCCTCGGTGGTGTTCGCGAACAGCTTGCGGATGTGGTCGAACACGCCGGTGTAGGTGGCCGGGTTGGAGCGCGGGGTGCGGCCGATCGGCGACTGGTCGACGTGCACGACCTTGTCCAGCAGGTCCACGCCGTCCACCCGGGTGTGCCGGCCGGGCACGGTGCGCGCGCCGTTGAGCTCGCGGGCCAGCGTGGAGTACAGGATGTCGTTGACCAGGGTGGACTTGCCCGAGCCGGACACGCCGGTGACCGCGACGAAGACGCCGAGCGGGAAGGCGACGTCGATGTCGCGCAGGTTGTTCTCCCGCGCGCCGCGCACCACCAGCTGCCGCTTCTTGTCGATCGGCCGGCGCATCGCCGGGATCTCGATCCGGCGCCGCCCGGAGACGTACTGGCCGGTCAGGGAGTCCTCGGAGGCCAGCAGGTCCTCCACGGTCCCGGAGACCACGACCTGCCCGCCGTGCTCGCCGGCGCCCGGGCCGATGTCCACGACCCAGTCGGCGATGGCGATGGTGTCCTCGTCGTGCTCCACCACGATCAGGGTGTTGCCCAGGTCGCGCAGCCGGATCAGGGTCTCGATCAGCCGGTGGTTGTCGCGCTGGTGCAGCCCGATGGAGGGCTCGTCGAGCACGTACAGCACGCCGGTCAGGCCCGAGCCGATCTGCGTGGCCAGCCGGATGCGCTGGGCCTCACCTCCCGCCAGGGTGGCGCTGGCGCGGTCCAGCGAGAGGTAGTCCAGCCCGACGTCGACCAGGAACTGCAGGCGCTCGTTGACCTCCTTGAGCACCCGCGCGGCGATCTGCGCCTCGCGGTCGGTGAGGGTCAGCTCCCGCAGATACTGCGCGCACTCCCCCACCGGCAGCGCCGCGATCTCGTCGATCGAGCGGCCGCCCTCGGAGCGCTCGCCGCCGAGGGTGACGGCGCGGATGACCGGCTTGAGGCGGGTGCCGTCACAGGCCTCGCACGGGACCTCGCGCATGTAGCCGGCCAGGCGCTCGCGCGCGCTGTCGCTGTCGGACTCGGCGTAGCGCCGGGTGATCCAGGGCTTGACGCCCTCGTAGGTGGTCTCCCACGCGCGCTTGGAGCCGTGCCGGTTGGTGTAGCGGACCGTGATCTTCTTCTTGTAGCCCTCGAGGACGACCTTCTGGGCCTTCGCCGGGATCCGCCCCCACGGCGTGTCCATGGTGAAGCCGATCTCCTGGCCGAGCGAGGTGAGCACGTGGCCGAACCACTGCGAGCCCATGGAGGGGTTGCCCCAGACCGTGACCGCGCCTTCGGCCAGGCTCTTGTCCGGGTCCGGGATCACCAGCTCGGTGTCCACCTCCAGCTTCACGCCCAGGCCCGAGCAGGTCGGGCAGGCGCCGAAGGGGGAGTTGAAGGAGAACGAGCGCGGCTCGAGCTCCTCGAAGGACAGGTCGTCGTAGACGCAGTACAGGTGCTCGGAGTACATGCGCTCGCGGTTCGGGTCGTCCTCGGCGAGGTCGACGAACTCCAGCGTGATCATGCCGCCGCCGAGCTGCAGCGCGGTCTCCACCGAGTCGGTCAGCCGGCGCTTCGCGCTGGCCTTGACCGAGAGCCGGTCCACCACCACCTCGATGGTGTGCTTCTCCTGCTTCTTCAGCGTCGGCGCCTCGGTCAGCTGCACCACCACGCCGTCGACGCGGGCCCGGCTGAAGCCCTTGGCCTGCAGCTCGCCGAACAGGTCGACGTACTCGCCCTTGCGCTCGCGGACCACCGGCGCCAGGACCTGGAAGCGGGTGCCCTCCTCCAGCTCCAGGACGCGGTCCACGATCTGCTGCGGGCTCTGCCGGGCGATCGGGCGCCCGCAGACCGGGCAGTGCGGACGGCCGGCGCGCGCGTAGAGCAGGCGCAGGTAGTCGTACACCTCGGTGATGGTCCCCACGGTCGACCGCGGGTTCTTCGAGGTGGACTTCTGGTCGATCGACACCGCAGGGGACAACCCCTCGATGAAGTCGACGTCGGGCTTGTCCATCTGCCCGAGGAACTGGCGGGCGTACGCCGACAGCGACTCCACGTATCGCCGCTGGCCCTCAGCGAAGATCGTGTCGAACGCCAGCGAGGACTTGCCCGAGCCGGACAAGCCGGTGAACACGATAAGGGCGTCCCGGGGGAGGTCTACCGAGACGTCCTTGA
This window harbors:
- the gap gene encoding type I glyceraldehyde-3-phosphate dehydrogenase, whose translation is MTVRVGINGFGRIGRNFFHAIVASGADVEVVGINDLAAAPILAHFLKYDSILGRFDGTIESAEGELIVNGKTIKVLSERDPAALPWKELGVDVVVESTGLFTNGDDARKHIEAGAKKVIISAPATNDDVTIVMGVNQDKYDAANHNVISNASCTTNCLAPLVKVLLDEFGIERGYMTTVHAFTTEQQLLDQIALTRKGTIDLRRARSAPQSIIPTSTGAAKAIGLVIPEVKGKLDGFAMRVPVPTGSVTDLTVDLGRETTKDEINAAFKKAAETGPLKGFLKYTEDEIVSRDIVTDPHSCIFDSKLTMANGNQVKVVGWYDNEWGYSNRLVDLVAFVGASL
- the rapZ gene encoding RNase adapter RapZ, which gives rise to MRANRPSGRDAQDEPDQAVQEPEGSEDAGNDAAQDGPHAPELVIVTGMSGAGRSTAAKIFEDLGWYVVDNLAPTLIAPMIDLVMRESRSTDRLAFVVDVRGRAFFDTLRSTLDELDSAGLNHRIVFLESEDDVLIRRYEGVRRPHPLQGEGRVTDGIERERELLRELRGEADLVIDTSARNVHELRTAIESAFGDPGEVPLRATVMSFGFKYGLPVDADLVADVRFLPNPHWVPELRPRTGQDPEVSGYVLSQHGAKEFLERYAEVLNIITEGYRREGKRYMTLAIGCTGGKHRSVAMSEQIAARLSAEGVDTQVVHRDMGRE
- a CDS encoding SGNH/GDSL hydrolase family protein, with product MLRTFLAFTSLAAAALVAAPTQAQAGGFHKYVALGDSYTAVGDLLKPADGPLGCFRSTVNFPHDLAASLHVADLVDASCGGAVTADMTGPQSVLGGTNPAQFASLTPDTDLVTVGIGGNDIGFGDIVTTCGELSLTSPLGDPCRQHFTSGGTDQLAARIDALAPTIDAVLAGIHQRAPHATVVVVGYLPVLPASWGCWPSVPVAIGDVPWLHGIQQKLNDMLSSRAAADGALSVNPNGVTGRDACQLPWTRWVEPVIPAQPAAPVHPNPAGQSAVAAMIAGRLGS
- a CDS encoding phosphoglycerate kinase, translating into MKTLDDLDVAGKKVLLRSDLNVPLDGDRITDDGRIRASVPTINALLDKGARVIVAAHLGRPKGEPEAKYSLAPVAKRLGELLDASVTFASDTVGESAQAAVAAMPERSVVLLENVRFNAGETAKDDAARGAFADQLAALADVFVSDGFGAVHRKHASVYDIATRLPAGAGLLIQAEVTVLKKLTDDVARPYAVVLGGSKVSDKLAVIANLLEKADSILVGGGMLFTFLKAQGFEVGKSLLEEDQLDTVKGYLRRAAERGVEFVLPIDIVAATEFSASADHEVVSASAIPADRLGLDIGPESGKLFANKLSTAKTIFWNGPMGVFEMEPYAGGTRAVAQGLIDSDAFTVVGGGDSAAAVRQLGFDEASFGHISTGGGASLEYLEGKTLPGLAVLEEGN
- a CDS encoding gluconeogenesis factor YvcK family protein, whose amino-acid sequence is MAVDGRPAPSVVALGGGHGLSATLAALRTVTDALTAIVTVADNGGSSGRIRRELGGLPPGDLRMALAALCGDDEWGRTWADVLQHRFGGPSEGGLHGHAVGNLLIAALWERLGDPVRALDWVGRLLGARGRVLPMSTVPLEIEALVAGADPAAPGATGVIRGQHELAVTPGRVLSVRLSPPEPPAAPEAAAAIRAADWTVLGPGSWFTSVIPHLLVPELCAALAETKARKLLVFNLSPQPGETDGFSAEQHIEVLADHCPGLRLDLVLADETSCGAPRVHGPMEKAAAALGARVVLAPLAAPYRAGDKSPRHDHALLARAFRGVFAQG